A single region of the Variovorax terrae genome encodes:
- a CDS encoding alpha/beta hydrolase, translating into MSLPRIGRYGAGRDLLSFETPPEGVVPEIVSVVAQDGGKSKGVLYRRRSERTLVCILHPRGDMTRHYAIPALVEGGYAVFAQESRWPGNDVAASHELLLADVAAMMVSMRSRGFEKVVLLGYSGGGSIFSFYQSQAVTPIGQRLADTAAGDPFDLNGFNMPPADGIMFIASHLGAGKTMLSEIDPSVTDESDPLSLDPELDMYNPRNGFKEPPALSSYSREFLARYREAQSARVARIDAIARGYIEEQRYFQEIARQPDFEKLPAERRAFVLRRALLGRFMNVYRTDANPAVTDLSIDPSKRTYGSIMSVRPDLSNYTEAGFAKNLTPRAWLSLWSGHASRASVLDNLPRVDVPTLVMDYTGDSAIHPLNAETIYAQSPAADKEIAHVDGDHFGLPLPSAPDQGGREAALRIVVTWLQKRFPS; encoded by the coding sequence ATGAGCCTGCCCAGAATCGGCCGCTACGGCGCCGGAAGAGATCTGTTGAGTTTTGAAACCCCACCCGAAGGCGTGGTGCCCGAGATCGTGAGCGTGGTGGCCCAGGACGGCGGAAAGTCCAAGGGCGTGCTCTACCGCAGGCGCAGCGAAAGGACGCTGGTATGCATCCTGCACCCCCGCGGCGACATGACGCGCCACTACGCGATCCCTGCACTGGTGGAGGGCGGCTACGCGGTGTTCGCGCAAGAGAGCCGCTGGCCGGGCAACGACGTGGCCGCCAGCCATGAACTGCTGCTGGCCGATGTCGCGGCGATGATGGTCAGCATGCGCAGCCGCGGCTTCGAGAAGGTGGTGCTGCTCGGCTACAGCGGTGGCGGCTCCATCTTCAGCTTCTACCAATCGCAGGCCGTGACACCGATCGGCCAGCGCCTCGCGGACACCGCCGCCGGAGACCCGTTCGACCTCAATGGATTCAACATGCCGCCGGCCGACGGCATCATGTTCATTGCGTCTCACCTGGGCGCGGGCAAGACCATGCTGAGCGAGATCGACCCATCGGTCACCGATGAAAGCGATCCGCTGTCCCTGGACCCCGAACTCGACATGTACAACCCCAGGAACGGCTTCAAGGAACCACCGGCGTTAAGCAGCTACAGCCGCGAGTTCCTCGCGCGGTATCGGGAGGCGCAGAGCGCGCGCGTAGCCCGCATCGATGCCATCGCCCGCGGCTATATCGAGGAGCAGCGCTACTTCCAGGAGATCGCGCGCCAGCCCGATTTCGAGAAACTGCCGGCTGAGCGCCGGGCCTTCGTGCTGCGCCGCGCGCTGCTGGGCCGCTTCATGAACGTCTACCGCACCGATGCGAACCCGGCGGTGACCGACCTGTCGATCGACCCATCCAAGCGCACCTACGGCTCCATCATGTCGGTGCGCCCGGACCTGTCCAACTATACCGAGGCCGGCTTTGCCAAGAATCTCACGCCACGCGCCTGGCTGAGCCTGTGGTCCGGCCATGCCTCGCGCGCCTCGGTGCTGGACAACCTGCCCAGGGTCGACGTGCCCACGCTGGTGATGGATTACACCGGCGACAGCGCGATTCACCCCCTCAATGCCGAAACCATCTACGCGCAATCGCCTGCCGCCGACAAGGAAATTGCGCACGTGGACGGTGATCACTTCGGCCTGCCGCTGCCCTCGGCGCCCGATCAGGGCGGGCGCGAAGCGGCGCTGCGGATCGTCGTTACCTGGCTGCAAAAGCGCTTTCCTTCATGA
- a CDS encoding porin encodes MKKLISKPNTLALLLLGLASSAHAQSSVTLFGLLDANIGRYKGAAAGVTPADTTITRQDASGLSTSYFGVRGTEDLGGGLSANFELQSFIRNDTGQPGRSDAICAGPPAPAPACSAVNVGADPFWSKAAFVGLGSNTLGRVRLGQITTAIFISSTSSNAFGDSTSFSPINLLMFIGSPLAGGTGWSNSIAYDSPSLGGFNFNLQKSLSEGSGGGNVGGRVAYAGGPFTASLAYSDVKKDPITFSDGTTSNNTKNTLAGVSYDFQTVKLFGHLGQIKSDGSATATTADDNITHKVWDISALVPVGAGRVMVGYGSRKGDERFASKRSLASVGYAYSLSKRTDLYVLLRNDRNRAAGTVAPAVEARGTSYALGVRHFF; translated from the coding sequence ATGAAGAAACTGATTTCGAAACCCAATACCCTCGCCTTGCTTCTGCTGGGCTTGGCCAGTTCCGCGCACGCGCAGAGTTCGGTGACGCTGTTCGGCCTGCTTGACGCCAATATTGGTCGCTACAAGGGGGCGGCGGCCGGTGTGACACCGGCCGATACCACGATAACGCGCCAGGATGCCAGCGGCCTGTCCACCAGCTATTTCGGCGTGCGTGGTACGGAGGACCTGGGCGGCGGTCTCTCCGCCAACTTCGAACTGCAGAGCTTCATCCGAAACGACACCGGGCAACCCGGCCGCAGCGACGCGATCTGCGCCGGTCCGCCGGCACCCGCGCCCGCGTGCTCGGCGGTCAATGTGGGGGCCGACCCGTTCTGGTCCAAGGCCGCGTTCGTCGGCCTGGGCAGCAATACCCTGGGTCGGGTGCGCCTGGGGCAGATCACCACCGCGATCTTCATCAGCTCGACGTCCTCCAACGCGTTCGGCGACTCGACGTCGTTTTCACCGATCAACCTGCTGATGTTCATCGGCTCGCCTCTGGCCGGTGGCACGGGCTGGAGCAACAGCATTGCCTACGACTCGCCCAGTCTTGGCGGCTTCAACTTCAACCTCCAAAAGTCACTCTCTGAAGGCTCCGGCGGTGGCAACGTCGGCGGGCGCGTGGCGTATGCGGGAGGGCCGTTCACTGCATCCTTGGCCTACTCCGATGTCAAGAAGGATCCCATCACGTTTTCCGACGGAACGACCAGCAACAATACCAAGAACACGCTGGCTGGCGTCTCCTATGATTTCCAGACGGTGAAGCTGTTCGGCCATCTCGGCCAGATCAAGAGCGACGGCAGCGCCACCGCAACGACCGCCGACGACAACATCACCCACAAGGTATGGGATATCAGCGCGCTGGTTCCCGTCGGTGCCGGCAGGGTCATGGTCGGCTACGGCTCCCGCAAGGGCGACGAGAGGTTTGCGTCGAAGCGCAGCCTGGCTTCGGTCGGCTACGCCTACAGCCTGTCCAAGCGGACCGACCTCTATGTCTTGCTGCGCAATGACCGCAATCGCGCGGCTGGCACCGTGGCGCCCGCCGTCGAGGCCAGGGGCACGAGTTACGCGCTGGGTGTTCGCCATTTCTTCTGA
- a CDS encoding FMN-dependent NADH-azoreductase, whose protein sequence is MNILHIDSSPMFETSNSRKLSAMVVALLQERYPGCNILHKDLARDPPPHLTQDVYLAYRRPEAELTPQQRRERAVTDAHIEQFLASDIVVIGAPLYNLSLPTQLKAWIDRISQPGRTFRYAERGIVGLVSNVRVIVASSRGGLYSLSEEGRARDFQERYLLAALKTLGIAHIDIVRVEGVNMSADRRAEAYAKAQAAADDIVSSILASRPQWQRAALV, encoded by the coding sequence ATGAATATCCTGCATATTGACTCCAGTCCGATGTTCGAAACATCGAATTCCAGAAAACTGTCGGCAATGGTCGTCGCGTTATTGCAGGAGCGATATCCGGGTTGCAATATCCTTCACAAGGATCTCGCGCGTGATCCGCCGCCGCACCTGACTCAGGATGTCTACCTCGCGTACCGCCGGCCAGAGGCTGAGCTGACCCCGCAGCAGCGGAGGGAGCGAGCTGTCACTGACGCCCACATCGAGCAGTTTCTTGCTTCAGATATCGTGGTCATCGGGGCGCCGCTCTACAACCTCTCCCTTCCAACTCAACTCAAGGCATGGATCGACCGGATCTCGCAACCGGGCCGCACGTTCCGGTACGCAGAGCGAGGGATCGTGGGCCTTGTGTCCAATGTCCGCGTGATTGTTGCCTCCAGCCGCGGCGGCCTGTATTCGCTGAGCGAAGAGGGGCGCGCGAGGGACTTCCAGGAGAGATACCTGCTTGCCGCGTTGAAGACGCTGGGCATCGCGCACATCGATATCGTGCGGGTTGAAGGCGTCAACATGAGCGCTGACAGGCGAGCCGAGGCCTATGCGAAGGCGCAAGCCGCGGCGGACGACATCGTTTCGTCGATTCTTGCCTCCCGGCCGCAGTGGCAGCGGGCAGCCCTGGTCTGA
- a CDS encoding nuclear transport factor 2 family protein, with protein MVSCLTLLNSTHVLAGHVEGLNHTLCGLAIAEADTQPGLIASVPGAATCQRCQSMLHVGAMSHVAQERPLDTRTLVKRLIDRLNANDSTHLEKMLDGPLLGALSSQRLGRLHELFPGWHATVDELIAEEGSAVLRYQVSCSDAFGLLGCIGPSVKTGQAVVLRLANHRITDACPIVDDFAFWSGLAKTSDAACAHCTSNFNSAKGSSRDNHYS; from the coding sequence ATGGTGAGCTGTCTCACGCTGCTCAACAGCACGCACGTTCTTGCGGGGCACGTTGAAGGCCTCAATCACACGCTGTGCGGCCTGGCCATCGCCGAGGCCGATACGCAGCCGGGGCTGATCGCGTCGGTGCCTGGTGCCGCTACCTGCCAGCGATGTCAGAGCATGCTGCACGTCGGGGCAATGTCGCACGTGGCGCAAGAGCGACCCCTCGATACCAGGACACTCGTCAAACGGCTGATCGATCGGCTGAACGCAAACGACTCGACGCATCTGGAAAAGATGCTGGACGGCCCGCTGCTCGGCGCGCTTTCTTCGCAGCGTCTGGGGCGCCTGCACGAGCTTTTCCCGGGATGGCACGCGACGGTCGATGAGCTGATCGCGGAAGAGGGCAGCGCTGTCCTTCGCTACCAGGTGAGCTGCTCTGATGCCTTCGGCTTGCTCGGCTGCATCGGGCCTTCGGTCAAGACCGGGCAGGCTGTCGTTCTGCGTCTTGCGAACCACAGGATCACCGACGCCTGCCCCATTGTCGACGACTTCGCATTCTGGTCAGGCCTGGCCAAGACCAGCGATGCCGCGTGCGCGCATTGCACATCCAATTTCAATTCCGCGAAAGGAAGCAGTCGTGACAACCATTACTCTTGA
- a CDS encoding GlcG/HbpS family heme-binding protein yields MTTITLDQATQVVDAGLRHARELGLNPLTFAVLDAGGHMVVLKREDTSGILRPDIAYGKAWGALGMGHGSRSLAQRAEKAPAFFTALASVSQGRMIPVPGGVLIRNAAGAVLGAVGVSGDMPDNDEACAVYGIESARLVADPGLAH; encoded by the coding sequence GTGACAACCATTACTCTTGACCAAGCCACCCAGGTGGTGGACGCGGGCCTGCGCCATGCCCGCGAGCTGGGCCTGAATCCCTTGACTTTCGCTGTTCTCGATGCTGGCGGACACATGGTCGTGCTCAAGCGCGAAGATACCTCGGGCATCCTGCGGCCCGACATCGCCTACGGCAAGGCATGGGGCGCGTTGGGGATGGGGCATGGCAGCCGGTCGCTCGCGCAACGGGCAGAGAAGGCGCCGGCATTCTTCACCGCGCTGGCCAGCGTTTCGCAAGGGCGCATGATTCCAGTTCCCGGCGGCGTGCTGATCCGCAATGCGGCGGGTGCCGTGCTGGGCGCCGTGGGTGTCAGCGGGGATATGCCGGACAACGATGAAGCCTGCGCGGTTTATGGCATCGAGTCCGCTCGGCTTGTGGCCGACCCCGGCCTGGCGCACTAG
- a CDS encoding TetR/AcrR family transcriptional regulator produces the protein MTAAVIYELYRQNDNTVHYQFHSMEIPTSRWSATIGAMAPRKPLQGRARIGEIKREKTRAALIQVALQVISEKGFDAPTIDDFIEAAEVARGTFYNYFKSRDELLIAAAAHVADSVDQEILPLFALAGDPAQRVAIAIRKFIEMSVSHPHQGGLLVRMIPLSGGAVSDEMRRGVLEDLENGKKLGRFHWRSLQAALALSMGTITLAIRAAISEPTPVNFPELIAAMVLQGLGMPAKEAQRIAALPLPRPPA, from the coding sequence ATGACCGCCGCAGTGATTTATGAACTATATCGTCAAAATGACAATACAGTACATTACCAATTTCATTCAATGGAAATCCCGACCTCCAGATGGTCTGCAACAATCGGCGCCATGGCACCCAGGAAACCTCTTCAAGGCAGGGCAAGAATCGGCGAGATCAAGCGTGAGAAAACACGCGCCGCACTCATCCAGGTCGCCCTTCAGGTCATCTCGGAAAAGGGCTTTGATGCCCCGACGATCGACGACTTCATCGAAGCGGCTGAAGTCGCTCGGGGAACGTTCTACAACTACTTCAAGAGCCGCGACGAGTTGCTGATCGCGGCGGCAGCCCATGTGGCTGACAGCGTGGACCAGGAAATTCTCCCGCTGTTCGCCCTGGCTGGCGACCCGGCGCAAAGGGTAGCCATTGCCATCCGAAAATTCATCGAAATGAGCGTGAGCCATCCGCACCAAGGCGGCTTGCTTGTCAGGATGATCCCCTTGTCGGGCGGCGCCGTGAGCGATGAAATGCGGCGCGGTGTCCTGGAAGACCTGGAAAACGGGAAGAAGCTCGGCCGGTTTCATTGGCGGTCTCTGCAGGCGGCGCTGGCCTTGAGCATGGGCACCATTACCTTGGCCATCCGTGCAGCGATCTCCGAGCCGACTCCCGTGAACTTTCCGGAACTGATCGCCGCCATGGTGCTGCAGGGACTCGGAATGCCCGCGAAGGAAGCGCAGCGCATCGCCGCGTTGCCGCTGCCTCGGCCGCCTGCCTAG
- a CDS encoding cupin domain-containing protein has product MDWKAESARLRAERGGLENYEPLQPFVSSRSLDRALWYEGQLIVMYAQGKEVDNTCCIWEGNIPEHVGPPPHIHLYEHEIFFIIEGHLTAWVEGVPYDVPKDSMIFMPCGRMHWFVSAAPVTRMFSLTVTASKEFPAINNNVGLFKFMGRPAGALALPQLEAVEKLPDPAEIRRVSRESGSDIPDLERIGWRRGFGDGSKHDNS; this is encoded by the coding sequence ATGGATTGGAAAGCGGAATCAGCCAGGCTTCGCGCCGAGCGTGGCGGCCTGGAGAACTATGAGCCTCTTCAGCCGTTCGTCTCCAGTCGCTCGCTGGACCGGGCGCTCTGGTACGAAGGCCAGCTCATCGTCATGTACGCGCAGGGCAAGGAGGTCGACAACACCTGCTGCATCTGGGAGGGCAACATCCCCGAGCACGTCGGCCCGCCGCCGCACATTCACCTGTATGAGCATGAGATCTTCTTCATCATCGAAGGCCATCTCACGGCGTGGGTGGAAGGCGTCCCCTACGACGTGCCCAAGGACTCGATGATCTTCATGCCCTGCGGCCGGATGCATTGGTTCGTTTCTGCGGCGCCCGTCACGCGCATGTTCTCGTTGACCGTGACGGCAAGCAAGGAATTTCCCGCCATCAACAACAACGTCGGGCTGTTCAAGTTCATGGGCCGGCCCGCCGGGGCACTCGCATTGCCTCAGCTCGAAGCGGTGGAGAAGCTTCCCGACCCGGCGGAAATCCGCCGGGTCAGCCGCGAGTCGGGCTCGGACATCCCCGACCTAGAAAGGATTGGCTGGCGTCGCGGTTTCGGCGACGGCAGCAAGCACGACAACTCATGA
- a CDS encoding Bug family tripartite tricarboxylate transporter substrate binding protein, with translation MHHTRRQLLCIGAGWAAAPTLGMAQDTISAYPSSPVRLVAPFPAGSVFDAVGRKLADSLSARMKGSVVIDNKTGAGGAIGASEVLRAPPNGYTLLLTVADPLVTTPATMRVSYNPRTDFTPIMKLVRSYPVLLIHSSYKSTNLREFVEEARAASAPLTYGSFGTGSFPQLVMESVASKAGVKLTNVPYRGTPPAMNDMLANQITLAFTSVGQAGPLIAQGKARALAIMGPSRSPVLPQIATFAESGFDNFFTRRDSWLGLLGPAKMPADLVEKIRGHARAVLQDPEMLKWLATLDMSVDSGTSAAQFRADMDTEVLAVTKFIRDELKVQPQELNELQR, from the coding sequence ATGCACCACACACGCAGACAACTGCTATGCATCGGCGCGGGATGGGCGGCGGCGCCAACCCTCGGCATGGCGCAGGACACGATCAGCGCCTATCCGAGCTCGCCGGTGCGCCTGGTCGCGCCCTTTCCGGCCGGGTCGGTATTCGACGCGGTAGGGCGAAAGCTGGCTGATTCACTGTCCGCACGAATGAAGGGCAGCGTGGTCATCGACAACAAGACCGGAGCGGGTGGAGCGATCGGTGCGAGCGAAGTGCTGCGCGCCCCGCCCAACGGCTACACGCTGCTGCTCACCGTGGCGGACCCGCTGGTTACCACGCCGGCGACGATGAGGGTGAGCTACAACCCACGCACCGACTTCACGCCGATCATGAAGCTGGTGCGTAGCTACCCGGTACTGCTCATTCACAGCAGCTACAAGAGCACGAACCTCCGGGAGTTTGTCGAGGAGGCCCGGGCAGCGAGCGCGCCGCTCACGTATGGCTCGTTCGGCACGGGTTCTTTTCCGCAACTGGTCATGGAAAGCGTGGCCAGCAAGGCGGGCGTGAAGCTGACCAACGTGCCCTATCGCGGCACGCCTCCGGCCATGAACGACATGCTGGCAAACCAGATCACCTTGGCGTTCACCTCGGTCGGCCAGGCGGGGCCGCTCATTGCACAGGGCAAGGCCCGCGCGCTGGCCATCATGGGGCCCAGCCGTTCGCCGGTATTGCCGCAGATCGCCACGTTCGCGGAATCCGGTTTTGACAATTTCTTTACCCGCCGGGACAGCTGGCTGGGCTTGCTTGGCCCCGCCAAGATGCCGGCTGACCTGGTGGAGAAGATACGCGGCCACGCACGAGCAGTCCTGCAGGACCCCGAAATGCTCAAGTGGCTGGCAACACTGGACATGTCGGTCGATTCCGGCACCTCCGCCGCGCAGTTCCGTGCCGACATGGATACCGAAGTTCTCGCCGTCACCAAGTTCATCCGCGACGAACTCAAGGTCCAGCCGCAGGAACTCAACGAACTGCAACGCTGA
- a CDS encoding nuclear transport factor 2 family protein, whose product MSGIDVFAIQRLISDFAWAADRCLAAELSELFLPDGTLTVNELKLHGRAEIEQDCRHRFASPQRKTRHALSNLRIDALGDGAYAGTAVQLTFESSGSDQPVRLRVSDVLDRFEQDPQGRWRFRSRTIERQMALLIPA is encoded by the coding sequence ATGAGTGGCATAGACGTTTTCGCTATCCAGCGGCTGATCAGCGATTTCGCCTGGGCGGCGGACCGGTGCCTCGCGGCGGAGCTCTCGGAGCTATTTCTCCCCGATGGGACACTGACGGTCAACGAGCTGAAGCTCCATGGCCGCGCTGAGATCGAGCAGGACTGTCGGCATCGCTTCGCAAGCCCCCAGAGGAAGACGCGGCACGCACTGTCGAACTTGCGTATCGATGCGCTGGGCGACGGTGCGTATGCAGGGACAGCGGTGCAGCTGACCTTCGAGTCATCCGGCTCCGATCAGCCCGTCCGACTGCGGGTGAGTGACGTGCTGGACCGGTTCGAACAAGACCCGCAGGGGCGCTGGCGGTTCAGGAGCAGGACGATTGAGCGCCAGATGGCCCTTTTGATTCCCGCCTGA
- a CDS encoding 2OG-Fe(II) oxygenase: MVRNHEARVAATLADSFRATVIAVHHQPVQGARGVYRANLRHGVSRVRLGRRHMAGIIFHDAA, encoded by the coding sequence ATGGTCCGGAACCATGAAGCACGTGTGGCCGCCACCCTGGCCGATTCTTTCCGGGCCACCGTGATCGCGGTGCATCACCAGCCGGTGCAGGGCGCGCGGGGCGTCTACCGGGCCAACCTGCGGCATGGCGTCAGCCGCGTCCGCTTGGGTCGCCGGCACATGGCGGGCATCATCTTCCACGATGCCGCATGA
- the alkB gene encoding DNA oxidative demethylase AlkB gives MTMDLFEPDGSAQRESLGPGAFVLRRGALPDEAALLSAVHELLARAPLRHMVTPGGRPMSVATSNCGALGWVSDLAGYRYVDRDPRSGLAWPSLPASWLRLAGRAAAEAGFEGFIPDACLINRYEPGARLSLHQDRDERDHTAPIVSVSLGLPAVFLFGGLARTDRATRVPLAHGDIVVWGGPARLRYHGVLPLQPGHHPLLGNYRINLTLRRAG, from the coding sequence ATGACGATGGATCTGTTCGAGCCCGATGGCAGCGCGCAGCGGGAGTCGCTGGGGCCGGGCGCCTTCGTGCTGCGCCGAGGCGCCTTGCCGGACGAGGCTGCGCTGCTGTCAGCCGTGCACGAGTTGCTGGCCCGCGCCCCGCTGAGGCACATGGTCACGCCGGGCGGGCGGCCGATGTCGGTTGCCACGAGCAACTGCGGCGCCCTGGGCTGGGTGAGCGATCTGGCAGGGTACCGCTACGTGGACCGCGATCCCCGAAGCGGCCTGGCCTGGCCGAGCCTGCCGGCCTCGTGGCTGCGGCTGGCCGGGCGGGCTGCCGCCGAGGCGGGTTTCGAGGGCTTCATCCCCGATGCCTGTCTGATCAACCGCTATGAGCCGGGGGCCCGGCTGTCTCTGCACCAGGACCGGGACGAGCGGGACCACACTGCACCCATCGTGTCGGTGTCGCTCGGGCTGCCGGCTGTTTTCCTGTTTGGCGGCCTGGCCAGAACGGACCGGGCCACGCGCGTGCCGCTGGCGCATGGCGACATCGTGGTGTGGGGCGGGCCGGCCCGGCTGCGCTACCACGGCGTGCTGCCGCTGCAGCCCGGCCACCATCCCTTGCTGGGGAACTACCGCATCAACCTGACACTGCGCCGGGCAGGGTAG
- a CDS encoding ABC transporter permease codes for MYLDTAPILLWFTVLCALISLVLTRIVVVTALSYGLSQYALEMVIRVLVLELIPLTAALFVALRCTIPNGAELSAMRRRGELEALRRQGLDPVRRELLPRVVAGIFSTVMLAALLLLFMLLLVCGSTLYLLYARGAFEPTQELVLVADDSEGVVVGMDLTFSGFPIGRVRRIELSEEGNARILIDVPKKDAHWLRQSSIFTLVRGLVGGTNIRAFTGMLTDPPLPDGAVRPVLRGDTTAEIPQLVAAAKELIQNLNALTAKDSPLDASLGNVQAVTEKLKGPQGALGVLLGNEADTRKLMTTLDRTNALLARVDGLAARADTQVFGPGGVMPETRATIVQLNTLLGEARTSLKKVDAVLQDAQAVSANARDASADLGALRAEVEVNLRKVEGLVNEVNRKWPFARDTELKLP; via the coding sequence ATGTACCTGGACACGGCGCCCATCCTGCTCTGGTTCACCGTGCTGTGCGCGCTGATCAGCCTGGTGCTGACACGCATCGTGGTGGTCACAGCGCTGAGCTACGGCCTGTCGCAGTACGCGCTCGAGATGGTGATCCGCGTGCTGGTGCTGGAGCTGATTCCCCTGACCGCGGCGCTGTTCGTGGCCCTGCGCTGCACCATTCCCAATGGCGCCGAGCTGTCGGCCATGCGCCGCCGCGGCGAACTCGAGGCGCTGCGCCGCCAGGGCCTGGACCCGGTGCGCCGCGAACTGCTGCCGCGCGTGGTGGCGGGCATCTTTTCCACGGTGATGTTGGCCGCGCTGCTGCTGCTGTTCATGCTGCTGCTGGTGTGCGGCTCCACGCTCTACCTGCTGTACGCGCGCGGCGCGTTCGAGCCCACCCAGGAGCTGGTGCTGGTGGCCGATGACTCCGAGGGCGTGGTGGTCGGCATGGACCTGACGTTCTCGGGATTCCCGATCGGCCGCGTGCGCCGCATCGAGTTGTCCGAAGAGGGCAATGCCCGCATCCTCATCGACGTGCCGAAGAAGGACGCGCACTGGCTGCGCCAGTCCAGCATCTTCACGCTGGTGCGGGGCCTGGTGGGCGGCACGAACATCCGCGCCTTCACCGGCATGCTCACGGATCCGCCGCTGCCCGACGGAGCGGTGCGCCCGGTGCTGCGCGGCGACACCACGGCGGAGATTCCCCAACTGGTGGCGGCGGCGAAGGAATTGATTCAGAACCTCAATGCCCTGACGGCCAAGGACAGCCCGCTCGACGCCAGCCTCGGCAATGTGCAGGCCGTGACCGAGAAGCTCAAGGGCCCGCAAGGCGCGCTCGGCGTGCTGCTGGGCAACGAGGCGGACACCCGCAAGCTGATGACCACGCTGGACCGCACCAATGCGCTGCTGGCCCGCGTGGACGGGCTGGCCGCGAGGGCCGACACCCAGGTGTTCGGGCCGGGCGGCGTGATGCCGGAGACCCGGGCCACCATCGTGCAGCTCAACACCTTGCTTGGCGAGGCCCGCACCAGCCTGAAGAAGGTGGATGCCGTGCTGCAGGATGCGCAGGCCGTGAGCGCCAATGCGCGCGACGCAAGCGCCGACCTCGGCGCGCTGCGTGCCGAGGTGGAGGTCAACCTGCGCAAGGTCGAGGGCCTGGTCAACGAAGTCAACCGCAAATGGCCCTTCGCGCGCGACACGGAGTTGAAGCTGCCATGA
- the queC gene encoding 7-cyano-7-deazaguanine synthase QueC has product MHTTALVLFSGGQDSTTCLAQALSKYERVETVAFDYRQRHSVELQARLAVLAQIRQQFPQWAPRLGEDHLLDLAVLGQVSETSLTRDMAFRMEEGGLPNTFVPGRNLLFLTLAAALAYRRGLEVIVTGVCETDFSGYPDCRDDTMKAMQLALSLGMDRRFLIETPLMWIDKAATWRMAHDLGGPALVALIVEHTHTCYLGDREHRQAWGYGCGRCPACELRARGWERYVAAAPTPPLP; this is encoded by the coding sequence ATGCACACCACCGCTCTCGTTCTTTTTTCCGGAGGCCAGGACTCCACCACCTGCCTGGCCCAGGCGCTTTCGAAATATGAGCGCGTGGAAACGGTGGCCTTCGACTACCGCCAGCGCCACAGCGTGGAACTGCAGGCGCGGCTGGCCGTGCTGGCGCAGATCCGGCAGCAGTTTCCCCAGTGGGCGCCGCGGCTGGGCGAGGACCATCTGCTGGATCTGGCCGTGCTGGGCCAGGTCAGCGAGACCTCCCTTACGCGCGACATGGCGTTCAGGATGGAGGAGGGCGGGCTGCCCAATACCTTCGTGCCGGGGCGCAACCTGCTGTTCCTCACGCTGGCCGCGGCGCTGGCCTACCGCCGCGGGCTGGAGGTGATCGTCACCGGCGTGTGCGAGACCGATTTCTCGGGCTACCCCGACTGCCGCGACGACACCATGAAGGCCATGCAGCTGGCGCTGTCGCTGGGCATGGACCGCCGCTTCCTGATCGAGACCCCGCTGATGTGGATCGACAAGGCCGCCACCTGGCGCATGGCCCATGATCTCGGCGGCCCGGCGCTGGTGGCACTGATCGTCGAGCACACCCACACCTGCTACCTGGGCGACCGCGAGCATCGCCAGGCCTGGGGCTATGGCTGCGGCCGGTGCCCGGCCTGCGAGCTGCGCGCGCGGGGCTGGGAGCGTTACGTCGCCGCCGCGCCGACGCCCCCATTGCCATGA